The region CGACGACGGACAGCCGACGCTCCAGGGCTTCGCGGGCTACAAGGCCGGCATGACCCACGTCGTAATGGTCGACGACAAAGCGAACTCGCCGACCGAAGGGATGGAAGAGACCGTCCCCGTTACGATCGTGGAGACGCCGCCAATGCGCGCTGTTGCACTGCGAGCGTACGAAGAGACGCCATACGGCATGCAGCCGGTCACCGAGGTCTGGACCGACGAGTTCGTTTCCGAACTCGATCGCGTTCTGGACATTCCCGGTGATGACTACGACGCCACCGCCGCCGAAGACGATCTTCGCGGCCACCTCGAGGAGGGGCGCGTCGACGACGTTCGCGTCATCACGCACACGGTTCCGGGGGACATTCCCTCGATGCCGAAGAAGAAACCGGACGTGATGGAAACGCGAGTCGGCGGCGGCTCCCTCGAGGATCGCGTCGAATTCGCCCTCGAGACCGTCGCTGACGGCGGCGAGCACGTCATGAACGACGTGTTCCGCGCCGGCGAGTACGTCGACGCAAGCGGCGTCACGAAAGGGAAAGGGACCCAAGGCCCAGTCAAACGCTGGGGCGTCCAGAAACGAAAGGGCAAGCACGCCCGGCAGGGATGGCGCCGCCGCATCGGGAACCTTGGTCCCTGGAATCCGTCCCGCGTTCGGTCGACGGTCCCCCAGCAGGGTCAGACCGGTTACCACCAGCGGACGGAACTGAACAAACGCCTCGTCGACATCGGCGACGGCGCAGACGCGACGGTCGACGGTGGCTTCGTCAACTACGGCGAAGTCGACGGACCGCACGCGCTGATCAAGGGCTCGCTCCCCGGGCCAAACAAGCGTCTCGTACGCTTCCGCCCGGCGATCCGACCCGGAGACCAGCCGCGCCTCGATCCCGAGGTTCGCTACGTCTCCACCGAATCTAACCAGGGATAACACATGGACGCAACAGTACGAGACCTGGACGGCGACGACGCGGGCTCGGTCGAGCTCCCGGCGGTCTTCGAGACGAACTACCGCCCGGACTTGATCGCGCGCGCCGTCAACGTCTCCCAGGCAAACCGAAAACAGGCCTACGGTGCCGACGAGTTCGCCGGCAAGCGAACGCCCGCGGAATCGTTCGGTAGCGGCCGCGGTATGGCCCACGTCCCACGCCAGGACGGACGCGCACGACGCGTCCCTCAGGCTGTCAAAGGACGAAAGGCACACCCGCCAAAGGCCGAGAAAGACCAGACCGAATCGATCAACACGAAAGCAAAGAAGCTGGCCGTCCGCAGCGCCATCGCGGCAACGACGGACGCAGAACTCGTCGCAGAGCGCGGTCACGCGTTCGACGAGGACGCCGAGCTTCCGGTCGTCGTCGACGACGAATTCGAAGACCTCCAGAAGACGTCCGAGGTCGTCGAATTCCTCGAGGCAGCGGGCCTCGCAGACGATATCGAACGCGCTGACGACGGTCGAAACGTCCGCTCGGGTCGCGGAAAGACCCGTGGACGCAAGTACCAGACGCCGAAGTCGATCCTCTTCGTCACCTCGAGCGAAACCGGCCCATCCCGTGCGGCACGGAACCTCGCTGGTGCCGACGTGGCGACCGCTGCAGAGGTCAACGCAGAGGACCTCGCACCCGGCACACAGGCCGGCAGATTGACCGTCTGGACCGAAAGCGCACTCGAGGAGGTGGCTGACCGATGAGTACGATTATCGATCACCCACTGGTCACCGAGAAGGCGATGAACGACATGGACTTCGAGAACAAGCTCCAGTTCGTTTGTAACCCCGACGCGACCAAACCCGAGATCCGGGAGGTCGTCGAGGAGCGCTTCGAAGTTGCAGTCGACGACATCAACACGCAACTAACGATGAAGGGCAAGAAGAAAGCGATCATCAAACTCTCCGAGGACGACGACGCACAGGAAGTCGCCTCGAGAATTGGGGTGTTCTGAGAATGGGACGACGTATTCTCGGACAACGACGTGGTCGCGGTACCTCTACGTTCCGCGCTCCGTCACACCGATACAAGGCGAAGCTCGATCACAAGCAGACCGAGGACGACGACATCGTTCGCGGAACGGTCGTCGACATCGAACACGACCCGGCCCGCTCTGCGCCAGTCGCAGCCATCGAGTTCGAGGACGGCGAACAGCGCCTCGTCCTCGCACCCGAGGGAATTAGCGTCGGCGAAGAGATCCAGGTCGGTGTCTCGGCTGAAATCAAGCCGGGTAACACGATGCCACTCGCAGAGATCCCGGAAGGGGTCCCAGTCTGTAACATCGAAGCCAACCAGGGCGACGGTGGCAAGTTCGCGCGCGCATCCGGTGTCAACGCGGACCTGATCACCCACGACCGCAACGCGGCGGTCGTCCAGCTTCCAAGCGGCGAGGTCAAGCGCCTCGATCCGCAGTGTCGTGCAACCATCGGCGTCGTCGCCGGCGGTGGCCGCACTGAGAAGCCGATGGTCAAAGCAGGGAACAAGTATCACAAGATGAAAGCACGGGGCTCCAAATGGCCTCGCGTCCGTGGTGTCGCGATGAACGCCGTCGACCACCCATTCGGTGGCGGTGGCCGACAGCACCCGGGCAAACCCAAGTCCGTCTCGCGGGACGCCCCGCCGGGACGGAAGGTGGGTGACATCTCCTCGCGTCGTACCGGCCGAGGTGGAGACAAATGAGCCAGGAGTACAGAACCGGCCGCGAAGGTGAGTTCACCTACCGTGGCCACACGCTCGAGGAACTGCAGGATCTGGAACTCGAGGAAGTTGCAGAACTGCTACCCGCTCGCAAGCGGCGAAGCATCGAACGCGGTCTCTCCGTCGAGAAACAGAAATTGCTCGAGGAAGCCCGCGAGAAAGACGAGGAGCAGACGGCGAACGCGCCGATCCGAACGCACCTGCGGGATATGCCGATCCTGCCGGAGTTCGTCGACCTCACCTTCGAGGTCTACAACGGACAGTCGTTCGAGCGCGTCCGCGTCGAACCCGAGATGATCGGACACTATCTCGGCGAGTTCCGCCTCACCCGCACGTCCGTCGAGCACGGACAGGCAGGTATCGGTGCAACTCGTTCCTCGAAGTTCGTCCCACTGAAGTGATCATCGTATGGGAATCAACTACTCAGTCGACGCCGATCCCGACTCCACCGCGAAAGCGATGCTTCGGGAGCGTCACATGAGCCACAAGCACAGCAAAGAGGTCGCACGCGAACTGAAGGGCAAAACTGTCGCCGACGCACAGGCGTACCTTCAGGACGTCATCGACGAAGAGCAGTCGGTTCCGTTTAAGTCCCACAACACCGGTGCGGGTCACCGCTCCGACATCGACGGCTGGGACGCCGGCAAGTACCCCGAGAAGGTCTCGGGCGAATTCCTCGACTTGCTCGAGAACGTCGCGGCGAACGCAGACCACCAGGGCTTCGACGGCGAGACGATGGAAATCGTCCATATCGCAGCCCACAAGGTCGGCGAATCGGTCGGCCGCAAACCCCGTGCGATGGGGCGAGCGTCCGCCTGGAACACGCCGCAGGTCGACGTTGAGATCGTTGTCGAGGAGACCGACGAAACATCGGAGGACGATAACTAATGGCTGACGAACACCAATTCATCGAAAATGGCCTTCAGCGGTCCCAAATCGACGAGTTCTTCCAGGAAGAACTCGGCCGCGCAGGCTACGGCGGTATGGACGTCGCCAAGACGCCGATGGGTACGCAAATCGTCCTCAAGGCCGAAAAGCCCGGGATGGTCATCGGAAAAGGCGGCGAGAACATCCGGAAGGTCACGACGGCACTCGAGGAGAAGTTCAACCTTGAGGACCCACAGATCGACGTGCAAGAGGTCGAAGAACCCGACCTGAACGCACGAATCGTCGCCGACCGACTGGCCAACGCACTCGAGCGTGGCTGGTACTTCCGGAAGGCCGGTCACACGACGATCGACCGGATCATGGAAGCCGGCGCACTCGGTGCGGAAATCGTCCTCTCCGGGAAGGTCACGGGTGCACGCTCACGCGTGGAGAAGTTCAACCGTGGCTACATCAAGCACAACGGCGAACCCGCCGAAGAGGTCGTCGACCACGGACAGGGCGTCGCCGTCATGAAACTCGGAACCATCGGGGTCAACGTCAAGATCATCCCGCCAGGTGCCGAGTTGCCCGACGACTTCGGTGTCCACGAAGATCTGGATCCCGAAGAGATCGTTCCAGACGCCGTCGAAGCCAACGAGGCCGAGGGTGTCGAGGAACTGCTCGAGGGCGAACCTGAGGAGGCAGAAGCCGCCGAATCCGGCGCAGAAGCGCCTGCTGAGGACGCTGTCGAGACCGAACCAGAACTCGAGGAAGAAGACGTCGAAGAGGTCATCGAGGCGGAAGTCGAGGCCGACGAGGAAGAAGTCGAGATCCCCGACGAGTCGCCGATCGAAGACGACCTCGACGAACTCGAGGAAGACGTCGAAGCAGAAGCCGAAGAACTCGTCGCAGAGATGGACGAGGAGGAAGCGGACGACGCGGACGATGCCGAGGAAGACGAGGGAGGTGACGCCTGATGGCGATTCTCCACGTCGAAGAAGTTCGCGACATGACGCCTGCAGAACGCGAAGAAGAACTCGAAGAACTCGAGACGGAGCTGTTGAACCAGAAATCCGTTCTCGCAGCCGGTGGTGCCCCGGAGAACCCGGGACGCATCGGTGAGCTGAGCCGGACGATCGCGCGGGTCAAGACGATCCAGCGAGAAGAAGGCGATCTCGAGGAAGACGAGTAAGAACAACGATGGCACTGACACCCGAAACGCTCCCACGGCACGAACTCAACGGACTTCCCGTCCGCGTCGTCGAGAGTGACGACGCCAGCCGGGAGGGAATCGAAGGCCGAGTCGTCATCGAGACGACGAACACGCTTTCGATCGAAGTTCGTGACGATGGCGAGTCTCGGGTGTTGCGGGTGCCAAAATCGGGCTCAGTATTCGAGTTCGCGATCACAGATGAAGCCGCCGAGGACGCGAAGTCCTCGGGGACTGCGTCCAAACTGGCCGACACCCAACCCGGCTCTGCCGATAAAACGGACGAGTCGGACCGAGCCGACGGCGACGCCGTCGGCTGTGCTCGTATCAACGAGCACGCTGGCGAGGATGTAGCCTACGTTACGGTCGATGGATCGCGGTTGCTCTCACGACCCGCCCGACGCACGGAAACTAATGGTGACTCACCATGGCAATAGGACTAGACGTTGAAACCCCTCCGGAACCAGAAAACCCGGAGGAATACGACTACGAGACGTGTCCGTTCTACGGCGAACTGCCCGTTCGAGGACAGACCCTCGAGGGACAGGTCGTCTCGACGGACATGGACAAGACCGTAGTCGTCGAGCGAGAGTACGATGTGGCGGTACCCAAATACGACCGCCTCATGAAACGCCGCTCGCGCATCCCGGCACACGTTCCGGGCGTGCTCGAGCCGCTCTCGGTCGGTGACACGGTCACGATCGCAGAGACCCGACCACTGTCGAAGACGAAATCGCACGTGGTCGTCGAAGTAACTGAAGAAGCGACTGCCGAAGACGTGGCAGCGCTCACCGGCGAAACCGAGCCGGACCCACAGCTGTCCGCCGAAGACCTCGGCGGCGACGACGCTGAAGACGAAGGTGATGCCTAATGGAGGCAATGAAAGCCGACGTCACCCAGGGACTCAAGAAAGGGTCGCTGGTCACGTGTGCCGACAACACCGGCGCACGGGAGCTGAAAGTCATCAGCGTCGCGGGCTACCACGGCACCAAGAGCCGCCAGCCGAAGGCCGGCCTCGGTGACAAGGTGACCGTTTCGGTCACGAAAGGGACCCCCGAGATGCGCCGTCAGGTCCTCGAGGCAGTCATCGTTCGACAGCGGAAATCGATCCGCCGTCCGGACGGGACGCGCCTGAAGTTCGAGGACAACGCGGCGGTCATCATCGACGAGAACGAAGAGCCCCGCGGCACGGAGATCAAGGGGCCGATCGCCCGCGAAGTCGCAGAGCGCTTCGGAGCAATCGCATCTACCGCGACGATGATCGTATAGACAATGAGTAAACAACCACACAAACAGCGAACGCAGACGGAGCGTGCACCGCTGCACAAGCGACAGAAGCAGCTTCACGCGACGCTGTCCGACGAGCTCCGCGAGGAGTACGGTACCCGTCGAACCCGCGTCAACGCGGGCGACACGGTCGAGGTCATGCGTGGCGACCACGCCGGCGAGGAGGCCGAAGTTCTCCGCGCCATCCTCGAGGATGGAACCATCCACGTCGAGGAGGTTACGGTGGAGACGGCAGATGGCGAAGAAGTGCCACGGCCACTCGCTCCCTCGAACGTTCGTATCACGGAGCTCAATCTCGAGGACGAGCGTCGCGAAGCACGTCTCGAAGGCGACGCAGACGAAGCCGAAGGTGATAGCGAATGACGAAACACCAGAAACGACTGTCAGTGCCGAAGTCCTGGCCGGTCGAGCGCAAGACGGAGACCTTCACGGTCAAAGCCGGCGCAGGCCCACACGGTAAGGACGGCGTCCCGCTCGTCGTCTTGCTGCGGGACGTACTCGGTTACGTCGACTCGAAGAAAGAAGCACGATACGCCCTTTCGGAGGACTCGATCCTCATCAACGGGGAACCGATCAACGACGAACAGCGCCCGATCGGCATGTTCGACATCGTTGCCTTCCCCGGCCGAGAGGAGTACTACCGCGTCTTCCCAGACGAAGGCGGCCGCCTCGCGCTGACCGAAATCGACGAGGATGCCGCTGGTAGCCGTCTCGGAAAGATCGAGGGTAAACAGCAAGTTCCAGGCGGGGACACGCAGTTGACTCTCCACGACGGGACGAACGTCTTCGTCGACGACGAAACCGAGTACAACTCGAGTGACTCGATCGTCGTCGACAACGAGGACAAATCGATCGTCGCTCACTTCCCGTTCGAAGAAGGGGCACTCGTGACGGCCGTTCGTGGCAACCACGGCGGCAAGATCGGTGAGATCGACGCAATCGATATCACGCCTGGAAGCGGTCCGAATACGGTCGGCGTCTCCACGGACGACGACGGATTCGAAACCATCCAGGAGTACGTCGTCGTCATCGACGAGAACTTCACGGACGAGGACTCGTCCTCGGAAGATGCAAGCGGTGAAACCGCGAGCACGGGTGATGCAGAATGAGCGAAGCTGATGCCGGTGACTTCCACGAGATGCGCGAACCACGCGTCGAGAAAGTCGTCGCCCACATGGGCGTCGGACGTGGTGGCCGCGAACTCGGGAAAGCCGAAGACATCATCGAGGAGATTACGGGTCAACAGAGCGTCCGTACCCAGGCGAAACGAACCGAACCCGACTTCGGTATTCGCCAGGGCGACCCGATCGGCACGAAGGTCACCCTTCGTGGCGAGGACGCATACGAGTTCCTCGAGACCGCGATTCCAATCGCCAGCGTGTCTGCGAAGCAATTCGACGATACGGGCAACATCAGCTTCGGCATCGAGGAACACACCGAGTTCCCAAGCCAGGAGTACGACCCGAACGTCGGTATC is a window of Natronorubrum sediminis DNA encoding:
- a CDS encoding 50S ribosomal protein L3 gives rise to the protein MPQANSPRKGSLGFGPRERATSEVPRFNSWPDDDGQPTLQGFAGYKAGMTHVVMVDDKANSPTEGMEETVPVTIVETPPMRAVALRAYEETPYGMQPVTEVWTDEFVSELDRVLDIPGDDYDATAAEDDLRGHLEEGRVDDVRVITHTVPGDIPSMPKKKPDVMETRVGGGSLEDRVEFALETVADGGEHVMNDVFRAGEYVDASGVTKGKGTQGPVKRWGVQKRKGKHARQGWRRRIGNLGPWNPSRVRSTVPQQGQTGYHQRTELNKRLVDIGDGADATVDGGFVNYGEVDGPHALIKGSLPGPNKRLVRFRPAIRPGDQPRLDPEVRYVSTESNQG
- the rpl4p gene encoding 50S ribosomal protein L4 — translated: MDATVRDLDGDDAGSVELPAVFETNYRPDLIARAVNVSQANRKQAYGADEFAGKRTPAESFGSGRGMAHVPRQDGRARRVPQAVKGRKAHPPKAEKDQTESINTKAKKLAVRSAIAATTDAELVAERGHAFDEDAELPVVVDDEFEDLQKTSEVVEFLEAAGLADDIERADDGRNVRSGRGKTRGRKYQTPKSILFVTSSETGPSRAARNLAGADVATAAEVNAEDLAPGTQAGRLTVWTESALEEVADR
- a CDS encoding 50S ribosomal protein L23: MSTIIDHPLVTEKAMNDMDFENKLQFVCNPDATKPEIREVVEERFEVAVDDINTQLTMKGKKKAIIKLSEDDDAQEVASRIGVF
- a CDS encoding 50S ribosomal protein L2, with the translated sequence MGRRILGQRRGRGTSTFRAPSHRYKAKLDHKQTEDDDIVRGTVVDIEHDPARSAPVAAIEFEDGEQRLVLAPEGISVGEEIQVGVSAEIKPGNTMPLAEIPEGVPVCNIEANQGDGGKFARASGVNADLITHDRNAAVVQLPSGEVKRLDPQCRATIGVVAGGGRTEKPMVKAGNKYHKMKARGSKWPRVRGVAMNAVDHPFGGGGRQHPGKPKSVSRDAPPGRKVGDISSRRTGRGGDK
- a CDS encoding 30S ribosomal protein S19, with the protein product MSQEYRTGREGEFTYRGHTLEELQDLELEEVAELLPARKRRSIERGLSVEKQKLLEEAREKDEEQTANAPIRTHLRDMPILPEFVDLTFEVYNGQSFERVRVEPEMIGHYLGEFRLTRTSVEHGQAGIGATRSSKFVPLK
- a CDS encoding 50S ribosomal protein L22, translating into MGINYSVDADPDSTAKAMLRERHMSHKHSKEVARELKGKTVADAQAYLQDVIDEEQSVPFKSHNTGAGHRSDIDGWDAGKYPEKVSGEFLDLLENVAANADHQGFDGETMEIVHIAAHKVGESVGRKPRAMGRASAWNTPQVDVEIVVEETDETSEDDN
- a CDS encoding 30S ribosomal protein S3; translated protein: MADEHQFIENGLQRSQIDEFFQEELGRAGYGGMDVAKTPMGTQIVLKAEKPGMVIGKGGENIRKVTTALEEKFNLEDPQIDVQEVEEPDLNARIVADRLANALERGWYFRKAGHTTIDRIMEAGALGAEIVLSGKVTGARSRVEKFNRGYIKHNGEPAEEVVDHGQGVAVMKLGTIGVNVKIIPPGAELPDDFGVHEDLDPEEIVPDAVEANEAEGVEELLEGEPEEAEAAESGAEAPAEDAVETEPELEEEDVEEVIEAEVEADEEEVEIPDESPIEDDLDELEEDVEAEAEELVAEMDEEEADDADDAEEDEGGDA
- the rpmC gene encoding 50S ribosomal protein L29 is translated as MAILHVEEVRDMTPAEREEELEELETELLNQKSVLAAGGAPENPGRIGELSRTIARVKTIQREEGDLEEDE
- a CDS encoding ribonuclease P protein component 1, whose translation is MALTPETLPRHELNGLPVRVVESDDASREGIEGRVVIETTNTLSIEVRDDGESRVLRVPKSGSVFEFAITDEAAEDAKSSGTASKLADTQPGSADKTDESDRADGDAVGCARINEHAGEDVAYVTVDGSRLLSRPARRTETNGDSPWQ
- a CDS encoding 30S ribosomal protein S17 — protein: MAIGLDVETPPEPENPEEYDYETCPFYGELPVRGQTLEGQVVSTDMDKTVVVEREYDVAVPKYDRLMKRRSRIPAHVPGVLEPLSVGDTVTIAETRPLSKTKSHVVVEVTEEATAEDVAALTGETEPDPQLSAEDLGGDDAEDEGDA
- a CDS encoding 50S ribosomal protein L14 translates to MEAMKADVTQGLKKGSLVTCADNTGARELKVISVAGYHGTKSRQPKAGLGDKVTVSVTKGTPEMRRQVLEAVIVRQRKSIRRPDGTRLKFEDNAAVIIDENEEPRGTEIKGPIAREVAERFGAIASTATMIV
- the rplX gene encoding 50S ribosomal protein L24; amino-acid sequence: MSKQPHKQRTQTERAPLHKRQKQLHATLSDELREEYGTRRTRVNAGDTVEVMRGDHAGEEAEVLRAILEDGTIHVEEVTVETADGEEVPRPLAPSNVRITELNLEDERREARLEGDADEAEGDSE
- a CDS encoding 30S ribosomal protein S4e — encoded protein: MTKHQKRLSVPKSWPVERKTETFTVKAGAGPHGKDGVPLVVLLRDVLGYVDSKKEARYALSEDSILINGEPINDEQRPIGMFDIVAFPGREEYYRVFPDEGGRLALTEIDEDAAGSRLGKIEGKQQVPGGDTQLTLHDGTNVFVDDETEYNSSDSIVVDNEDKSIVAHFPFEEGALVTAVRGNHGGKIGEIDAIDITPGSGPNTVGVSTDDDGFETIQEYVVVIDENFTDEDSSSEDASGETASTGDAE
- a CDS encoding 50S ribosomal protein L5; translation: MSEADAGDFHEMREPRVEKVVAHMGVGRGGRELGKAEDIIEEITGQQSVRTQAKRTEPDFGIRQGDPIGTKVTLRGEDAYEFLETAIPIASVSAKQFDDTGNISFGIEEHTEFPSQEYDPNVGIYGLDVTVNLVRPGYRVAKRDKANRSIPSNHRLTPEDAISFLEANFDVSVEESDDE